Within Trueperaceae bacterium, the genomic segment CGCGCACCTCGTCGAAGCCCTTGCCCTTGAGCCCGCCGACCAACTCGGCCTGCTCGCCGCCGATCTCGAGGCCCTCGACCGCGGCGCGGGCCAGTTCTTCACACCCTACGAGCTCTCCCGTCTCATCGCCGACCTCACCCTCAGCGACGGCCAGCTCGAGGCCACCATCCGCGAGCGCGGGTTCGTAACGGTCCACGAGCCCGCCGCAGGCGCCGGCGGCATGATCATCGCCCTCGCAGCCGCCATGCGCGAACGCGGCCTCAACCCCCAGACGCAGATGCACGCCACCTGCTGGGACGTTGAGAGCGCGGCCGCGCACATGTGCTATGTGCAGCTTTCCCTCCTCAACATCCCCGCCGTGGTCGTCCTCGGCGACACCCTCATCCTCGAGGCGCACCAGGTCCTCGAGACGCCAGCTCACGTCCTGGGCCTCTGGCGGTACCGGCTCCAGAGAGCGGACGAGGGGGCCGCGCGGGAGCCGGTGACGATTCCGAGGCTCCTGGGGCCGCTCGCCGAGCAGCCGCCGCTCTTCCAGGAGACCGCATGACCCTCATCTGGACCCGCGCCGGTGACGCGCTCCCACCCGAAGGCGAGCCCGTCCTCGTCTACCTTCCCGACTTCTCCACCGCCAGGCCCTCACTCGCCTACCTCGAGAAGGGCCAGCCCAGCCGTTCGGGGCGGTTCTACACGACCGACACCTGGGTCGGCACGTCCCTACGCAGCGGCCAGTTCGTCACGACCGTCGAGCCAGACCAACTCTGGACCCGCATCCCCACTCCAGAAGGCTCGGAGGCCTGGCCACGGCATGAGCCGCGCCATGAACTCGACACAGGAGGTGACTGACCGTGGCCCGCGGCCGGTTCATCAGCAACAGCATCAGCACGAGCAAGAAGTTCGCGCGCCTCCAGAGCAATGACCACAGGCTCGCGTACCTCATGCTGGTCCCCCACGTCGATGCAGAAGGACGGCACGACGCCGACACCCGCATACTCGCCGGCCAGGTCTACACGCTCCTCGACCTCACCCACGACCAGATCGAGGCTGCACTGCAGGACATGCACAGGGTCGGCCTCATCCGCCTCTACCAGGTCGACGGCGAAACCTACCTCGAGGTCACGAACTTCCACGAGCACAACAAGGTCAGGCGTAGGGACGACGGCACACCCAGCCACGAAGCGCCGAGCATCATCCCGCCACCCCCAGCCGGCACGCAGAGCGACTCCGCGCATATGGCTGGAGCCACTACAGAGGAGCTACGTAGCGACTCCGTAGCGGCTACCGCAGAAGATAAAGTTCAAGTTCAAGTTCAAGTTCAAGAAGAAGTTCAAGAGCAAGAGCCGCGCGCGCACGCGCGCGCGGTAGGCGAGACCAAGACCCCGTCGAAGAACGGCAAGCCCAAGAAGGGCAGAACGCCGACCTTCGACCCCTCGACCGTCGAGCTGCCGGAGTTCGTCAGCCCCGACGTCTGGGCGGACTTCTGC encodes:
- a CDS encoding N-6 DNA methylase — protein: MTASDHRKAMKRTLESFAPRHRAWQAFDAWCEAAALAIANSVTPHQAPSWREREDRFERILDGFGPGAKEAFAEILAHLVEALALEPADQLGLLAADLEALDRGAGQFFTPYELSRLIADLTLSDGQLEATIRERGFVTVHEPAAGAGGMIIALAAAMRERGLNPQTQMHATCWDVESAAAHMCYVQLSLLNIPAVVVLGDTLILEAHQVLETPAHVLGLWRYRLQRADEGAAREPVTIPRLLGPLAEQPPLFQETA